In Festucalex cinctus isolate MCC-2025b chromosome 21, RoL_Fcin_1.0, whole genome shotgun sequence, one genomic interval encodes:
- the ndufaf7 gene encoding protein arginine methyltransferase NDUFAF7, mitochondrial isoform X2 has product MRGFCAAKTQQLLSLIHSISPLPSVQWRAATSRLWSSSSSSEDDASGSSMLRHLTSKIKATGPISVAEYMREALTNPVMGYYVKKNMLGPEGDFITSPEISQIFGELLGVWVVSEWMAAGRPKQLQLVELGPGKGSLASDILRVFTQLQPVLSAASVSLHLVEVSPVLSRLQAQTLIATGGEAEREDEPVYRYGQTAAGLPVSWYRRLEDVPSGFSIFLAHEFFDALPIHKFQRTERGWREVLVDVDPDRPGRLRFVVAPTPTLASRTLVQADESRDHVEVCAEGGVVIQQLARRVAKDGGAALIADYGHDGTKTDTFRGFKGHSLHDTLASPGCADLTADVDFSYVRRVAGRGVACLGPVAQRTFLKNMGIDVRMQVLLRNSDQSSREQLMSSYEFLTDGAKMGERFLFFGLLHPSRLVRPKMATGLKLEKKTPAQPPVAGFTEIRFA; this is encoded by the exons ATGAGGGGCTTTTGTGCtgccaaaacacaacaactGCTCAGTTTGATTCATTCTATCAGTCCACTGCCATCAG TGCAATGGCGAGCGGCGACCAGCAGACTTTGgagctcctcctcttcatcggaGGACGATGCAAGCGGATCCTCCATGCTGCGACACCTGACATCCAAAATCAAAGCCACCGGGCCCATTTCTGTGGCCGAATACATGAGGGAGGCGCTCACCAACCCTGTGATG GGATATTATGTGAAGAAGAACATGCTGGGACCCGAAGGAGACTTCATCACGTCGCCAGAGATTAGTCAGATCTTCGGAGAG CTGCTGGGCGTTTGGGTGGTCAGCGAGTGGATGGCAGCGGGTCGGCCCAAACAGCTGCAGCTGGTGGAGTTGGGACCTGGAAAAGGATCTTTGGCCAGTGATATTCTCAGA GTTTTTACTCAGCTGCAGCCCGTGCTGAGCGCCGCTTCGGTGTCGCTGCATTTGGTGGAAGTGAGTCCAGTTCTGAGTCGTCTGCAGGCGCAGACTCTGATCGCGACCGGCGGCGAGGCCGAGCGGGAGGATGAGCCCGTTTACCGGTACGGTCAAACCGCCGCCGGCCTTCCCGTGTCTTGGTACCGCCGCTTGGAGGACGTCCCGTCTG GCTTCAGCATCTTTCTGGCTCATGAGTTCTTCGACGCGCTACCCATACACAAGTTCCAG CGGACCGAGCGAGGCTGGCGTGAGGTGCTGGTGGACGTGGACCCCGATCGGCCGGGCCGGCTGAGGTTCGTGGTGGCGCCGACGCCCACTCTGGCGTCAAGGACGCTGGTGCAG GCTGACGAAAGTCGGGACCACGTGGAGGTCTGCGCCGAAGGCGGCGTCGTCATCCAGCAGCTGGCGCGACGGGTCGCCAAAGATGGCGGGGCGGCGCTGATCGCCGACTACGGTCACGACGGCACCAAGACGGACACCTTCCGG GGGTTCAAAGGTCACAGTCTCCACGACACGCTGGCGTCTCCCGGCTGTGCCGACCTGACGGCGGACGTGGATTTCAGCTACGTGCGGCGCGTGGCGGGAAGGGGCGTGGCCTGCTTGGGACCGGTCGCTCAGAGGACGTTCCTGAAGAACATGGGCATCGACGTACGCATGCAG GTCCTGCTGAGGAACAGCGACCAGTCGTCCAGGGAGCAGCTGATGTCCAGCTACGAGTTTCTGACGGACGGCGCCAAGATGGGCGAGCGCTTCCTCTTCTTTGGCTTGCTGCACCCCAGCCGCCTCGTCCggcccaaaatggccaccggaCTCAAGCTGGAGAAGAAGACGCCGGCGCAGCCGCCCGTCGCCGGCTTCACCGAGATCCGGTTCGCCTGA
- the ndufaf7 gene encoding protein arginine methyltransferase NDUFAF7, mitochondrial isoform X1: MRGFCAAKTQQLLSLIHSISPLPSVQWRAATSRLWSSSSSSEDDASGSSMLRHLTSKIKATGPISVAEYMREALTNPVMVRLRCFHVHHNETSYVILSLQGYYVKKNMLGPEGDFITSPEISQIFGELLGVWVVSEWMAAGRPKQLQLVELGPGKGSLASDILRVFTQLQPVLSAASVSLHLVEVSPVLSRLQAQTLIATGGEAEREDEPVYRYGQTAAGLPVSWYRRLEDVPSGFSIFLAHEFFDALPIHKFQRTERGWREVLVDVDPDRPGRLRFVVAPTPTLASRTLVQADESRDHVEVCAEGGVVIQQLARRVAKDGGAALIADYGHDGTKTDTFRGFKGHSLHDTLASPGCADLTADVDFSYVRRVAGRGVACLGPVAQRTFLKNMGIDVRMQVLLRNSDQSSREQLMSSYEFLTDGAKMGERFLFFGLLHPSRLVRPKMATGLKLEKKTPAQPPVAGFTEIRFA, from the exons ATGAGGGGCTTTTGTGCtgccaaaacacaacaactGCTCAGTTTGATTCATTCTATCAGTCCACTGCCATCAG TGCAATGGCGAGCGGCGACCAGCAGACTTTGgagctcctcctcttcatcggaGGACGATGCAAGCGGATCCTCCATGCTGCGACACCTGACATCCAAAATCAAAGCCACCGGGCCCATTTCTGTGGCCGAATACATGAGGGAGGCGCTCACCAACCCTGTGATGGTGCGTCTGCGTTGTTTTCATGTTCACCACAATGAGACTTCATACGTTATCTTGTCACTTCAGGGATATTATGTGAAGAAGAACATGCTGGGACCCGAAGGAGACTTCATCACGTCGCCAGAGATTAGTCAGATCTTCGGAGAG CTGCTGGGCGTTTGGGTGGTCAGCGAGTGGATGGCAGCGGGTCGGCCCAAACAGCTGCAGCTGGTGGAGTTGGGACCTGGAAAAGGATCTTTGGCCAGTGATATTCTCAGA GTTTTTACTCAGCTGCAGCCCGTGCTGAGCGCCGCTTCGGTGTCGCTGCATTTGGTGGAAGTGAGTCCAGTTCTGAGTCGTCTGCAGGCGCAGACTCTGATCGCGACCGGCGGCGAGGCCGAGCGGGAGGATGAGCCCGTTTACCGGTACGGTCAAACCGCCGCCGGCCTTCCCGTGTCTTGGTACCGCCGCTTGGAGGACGTCCCGTCTG GCTTCAGCATCTTTCTGGCTCATGAGTTCTTCGACGCGCTACCCATACACAAGTTCCAG CGGACCGAGCGAGGCTGGCGTGAGGTGCTGGTGGACGTGGACCCCGATCGGCCGGGCCGGCTGAGGTTCGTGGTGGCGCCGACGCCCACTCTGGCGTCAAGGACGCTGGTGCAG GCTGACGAAAGTCGGGACCACGTGGAGGTCTGCGCCGAAGGCGGCGTCGTCATCCAGCAGCTGGCGCGACGGGTCGCCAAAGATGGCGGGGCGGCGCTGATCGCCGACTACGGTCACGACGGCACCAAGACGGACACCTTCCGG GGGTTCAAAGGTCACAGTCTCCACGACACGCTGGCGTCTCCCGGCTGTGCCGACCTGACGGCGGACGTGGATTTCAGCTACGTGCGGCGCGTGGCGGGAAGGGGCGTGGCCTGCTTGGGACCGGTCGCTCAGAGGACGTTCCTGAAGAACATGGGCATCGACGTACGCATGCAG GTCCTGCTGAGGAACAGCGACCAGTCGTCCAGGGAGCAGCTGATGTCCAGCTACGAGTTTCTGACGGACGGCGCCAAGATGGGCGAGCGCTTCCTCTTCTTTGGCTTGCTGCACCCCAGCCGCCTCGTCCggcccaaaatggccaccggaCTCAAGCTGGAGAAGAAGACGCCGGCGCAGCCGCCCGTCGCCGGCTTCACCGAGATCCGGTTCGCCTGA
- the cebpz gene encoding CCAAT/enhancer-binding protein zeta isoform X2, protein MAAKNKHRKKSNASKKWSGQNKMEEENYDDEGDNANRVENGRQEDADAFNLEEVLRLGGTQADFRLLSNLDASNELVDGGKQGAIDDLEEGELEKFISNLGIRDLAKVQVVPDKTEEKDISKKELPKSKAEKPAAEKATKQQKPSEEQKKEKKTTKGAAVATTSGKRGKQNVFEFHQRKVLLVKPGGKWYDQEYSAEGSTVPQNPSAVSSYKTLAQRLYEADVQLYKSKKTLQKGANSAWMKTVVSEGVLADRMAAMTVLIQDAPVHMLEHVENLVSMVKMKGNRRMGLMALDTLRELFMSDLLPENRKLRPFDQHPFDKLEELASGNRDARDRRLILWYFEHRLKQHVAQFVASLDAVAHDTVPATKAKALTTAYELLCHLPEQERALLIQLVNKLGDPEYKMAAKASHLLETLLHKHPNMKAVVCCEVERLMFRANISAKAQYYAVCFLSQVLLSREEDALAAKLIAVYFSFFRACVSKKIVESKMLGALLTGVNRAYPYASAGDEKVREQMDTLFKVVHMVKFNTAVQALMLLFQVMNAEQSVSDRYYSALYRKLLDAGLSTSSRQNMFLNLLYKSLKADTVPRRIKAFIKRLLQVSAEQGANFACGALFLVSEVMRAKPELKTLLKEEDDDGEETFKDLPDEDDDDDEEEHFTDADKMEEATTSVKESKPAASWVHHQNLQADKQIGKYNPVHRNPLFCGVAHTTLWELHRLSLHFHPSVSLFAKTLLQDDFIQYSGDPLQDFTLMRFLDRFVFRNPKQTKGKQNTDAVLQRKQRSHGSSLAVNSEEFLCKEESQIPVDQIFFYRFFKKRQQENKLRRPKTDDDAESVEDVDDDEFEKILDSCEADSYFTHFPDKDLDFAGNVSGGKKKKGGKKDADDSEDSDLDDLDDEEVSLGSMDEEDFGEDQDEEGGTFMDPDGDDDDDDDELEDDDEDQDLDFDDKDEVPVMTPRSKKVKRKSTEELDFSQNFGPKAAKKKKKGQKGTGMFTAAEEFGCLLDENAGAKFDNIGINAMANTDKAGVKQLKWESQRDDWIHDRDAKTMRRKKAAFNKNKKKRFGRGNKTTTTVMTGNKRKRK, encoded by the exons ATGGCGGCCAAAAACAAGCATCGGAAAAAGTCGAATGCGAGTAAAAAGTGGTCGGGACAGAATAAAATGGAGGAGGAAAACTACGACGACGAAGGTGACAATGCAAACAGAGTAGAAAATGGACGCCAGGAGGATGCGGACGCGTTCAACCTGGAGGAAGTTTTACGGCTCGGTGGAACTCAG GCTGACTTTAGGCTCCTGTCCAACTTGGACGCGTCCAACGAGCTGGTGGACGGAGGCAAGCAAGGCGCCATAGATGACCTCGAGGAAGGTGAGCTGGAAAAGTTCATCTCTAATTTGGGTATTCGGGACCTTGCCAAGGTCCAGGTCGTCCCTGACAAGACAGAAGAAAAGGACATTTCGAAGAAGGAGCTCCCAAAGTCGAAAGCGGAGAAACCTGCTGCAGAAAAAGCAACCAAACAACAGAAACCTTCTGAGGAgcagaagaaggagaaaaagacGACGAAAGGAGCGGCGGTGGCGACGACATCTGGGAAACGAGGCAAACAGAATGTGTTTGAGTTCCATCAAAGGAAAGTCCTTCTGGTCAAACCTGGAGGCAAATGGTATGACCAGGAATACAGCGCAGAGGGCTCCACGGTCCCGCAGAATCCCAGCGCGGTGTCGTCCTACAAGACGCTGGCTCAGCGTCTCTACGAGGCTGACGTGCAGCTGTATAAGAGCAAGAAAACCCTGCAGAAAGGAGCCAACTCGGCCTGGATGAAGACGGTGGTCTCGGAGGGCGTTCTGGCCGACAGGATGGCGGCGATGACGGTTCTGATCCAGGACGCCCCCGTGCATATGCTGGAACACGTGGAGAACCTGGTGTCCATGGTGAAGATGAAGGGAAACCGGCGGATGGGCCTGATGGCACTGGACACGCTGCGGGAGCTCTTCATGTCCGACCTTCTGCCGGAAAACAGGAAGCTGCGGCCTTTTGACCAACACCCGTTCGACAAACTGGAGGAGCTGGCGAGCGGCAACCGCGACGCCCGCGACCGCCGCCTGATCCTCTGGTACTTCGAGCACCGCCTGAAGCAGCACGTGGCGCAATTCGTGGCCTCGTTGGACGCGGTGGCCCACGACACGGTGCCGGCCACCAAGGCCAAGGCGCTGACCACCGCGTACGAGCTCCTGTGCCATCTCCCCGAGCAGGAGCGGGCGCTGCTCATCCAGCTGGTCAACAAGCTGGGCGACCCCGAGTACAAGATGGCGGCCAAGGCCTCGCACCTGCTGGAGACGCTGCTGCACAAGCACCCCAACATGAAGGCGGTGGTGTGCTGCGAGGTGGAGCGCCTCATGTTCCGCGCCAACATCAGCGCCAAGGCACAGTACTACGCCGTCTGCTTCCTCAGCCAAGTGCTCCTCAGCCGCGAGGAGGACGCGCTGGCCGCCAAGCTCATCGCCGTCTACTTCTCCTTCTTCCGCGCCTGCGTCAGCAAGAAGATCGTCGAGTCCAAGATGCTCGGCGCGCTGCTGACGGGCGTCAACCGGGCGTACCCGTACGCCAGCGCCGGAGACGAGAAGGTGCGGGAGCAGATGGACACGCTCTTCAAGGTGGTCCACATGGTCAAGTTCAACACGGCCGTGCAGGCGCTCATGCTGCTCTTCCAAGTCATGAACGCCGAGCAGAGCGTCTCCGACCGCTACTACAGCGCCTTGTACAG GAAGCTTCTGGACGCGGGCCTGTCGACGTCCAGCCGGCAGAACATGTTCCTCAACCTGCTGTACAAATCGCTGAAGGCCGACACGGTGCCGCgtcgcatcaaagccttcatcaaGCGCCTGCTGCAGGTCAGCGCCGAGCAAGGGGCCAACTTTGCCTGCGGCGCCCTCTTCCTCGTCTCCGAGGTCATGCGGGCCAAGCCGGAGCTCAAGACGTTGCTGAAGGAGGAGGACGAT GACGGAGAAGAGACGTTCAAAGACCTccctgatgaagatgatgatgatgatgaagaggagcACTTCACTGACGCCGACAAGATGGAGGAGGCGACGACAAGCGTGAAGGAGTCCAAACCTGCGGCGTCGTGGGTGCATCATCAGAACCTGCAAG CCGATAAGCAAATCGGGAAGTACAACCCGGTGCACAGGAATCCATTATTCTGCGGCGTGGCCCACACCACATTGTGGGAACTTCACAGA TTGTCGCTGCACTTCCACCCATCCGTGTCGCTCTTTGCGAAAACTCTCCTGCAG GATGACTTCATCCAGTACTCTGGCGACCCCCTGCAGGACTTCACACTCATGCGCTTCCTCGACAGATTTGTCTTCAGAAACCCCAAACAGACTAAGGGCAAAC AGAACACAGACGCCGTGTTGCAGCGCAAGCAGAGGTCGCATGGCAGCTCTTTAGCGG tgaacagTGAAGAGTTTCTGTGTAAAGAAGAAAGTCAGATTCCTGTGGACCAAATCTTCTTTTatcg CTTCTTCAAGAAGCGTCAGCAGGAGAACAAACTCCGCCGGCCCAAAACGGACGACGACGCCGAGAGCGTGGAGGACGTGGACGACGACGAGTTTGAGAAGATCCTCG ACTCGTGCGAAGCGGACTCCTACTTCACCCATTTCCCAGACAAAGACTTGGACTTTGCCGG GAACGTGTCGggcggaaaaaagaaaaaaggcggCAAAAAGGACGCAGACGACTCCGAAGACTCGGATTTGGACGACCTGGACGACGAGGAGGTGTCGCTGGGCAGCATGGACGAGGAAGACTTCGGGGAAGACCAGGATGAAGAAGGAGGAACCTTCATGGATCCTgatggagatgatgatgatgatgatgatg AGCTcgaagacgacgacgaggacCAAGATCTTGACTTTG atGACAAAGACGAGGTTCCCGTCATGACGCCGCGTTCCAAGAAAGTCAAAAGGAAGTCAACAGAAGAGCTGGACTTCTCGCAAAATTTCG GCCCCAAAGcagcaaagaagaaaaagaaaggacAAAAAGGAACGGGGATGTTCACAGCGGCTGAAGAG TTTGGCTGCCTGCTCGACGAAAATGCCGGCGCCAAGTTTGACAACATCGGAATCAACGCCATGGCCAACACTGACAAAGCAG GCGTCAAGCAGCTGAAGTGGGAGAGCCAACGCGACGACTGGATCCACGACCGCGACGCCAAGACGATGCGCAGGAAGAAGGCAGCGTTcaacaagaacaagaagaagcgCTTTGGACGCGGCAacaagacgacgacgacggtgATGACGGGGaacaagaggaagaggaagtag
- the cebpz gene encoding CCAAT/enhancer-binding protein zeta isoform X1, with translation MAAKNKHRKKSNASKKWSGQNKMEEENYDDEGDNANRVENGRQEDADAFNLEEVLRLGGTQADFRLLSNLDASNELVDGGKQGAIDDLEEGELEKFISNLGIRDLAKVQVVPDKTEEKDISKKELPKSKAEKPAAEKATKQQKPSEEQKKEKKTTKGAAVATTSGKRGKQNVFEFHQRKVLLVKPGGKWYDQEYSAEGSTVPQNPSAVSSYKTLAQRLYEADVQLYKSKKTLQKGANSAWMKTVVSEGVLADRMAAMTVLIQDAPVHMLEHVENLVSMVKMKGNRRMGLMALDTLRELFMSDLLPENRKLRPFDQHPFDKLEELASGNRDARDRRLILWYFEHRLKQHVAQFVASLDAVAHDTVPATKAKALTTAYELLCHLPEQERALLIQLVNKLGDPEYKMAAKASHLLETLLHKHPNMKAVVCCEVERLMFRANISAKAQYYAVCFLSQVLLSREEDALAAKLIAVYFSFFRACVSKKIVESKMLGALLTGVNRAYPYASAGDEKVREQMDTLFKVVHMVKFNTAVQALMLLFQVMNAEQSVSDRYYSALYRKLLDAGLSTSSRQNMFLNLLYKSLKADTVPRRIKAFIKRLLQVSAEQGANFACGALFLVSEVMRAKPELKTLLKEEDDDGEETFKDLPDEDDDDDEEEHFTDADKMEEATTSVKESKPAASWVHHQNLQADKQIGKYNPVHRNPLFCGVAHTTLWELHRLSLHFHPSVSLFAKTLLQDDFIQYSGDPLQDFTLMRFLDRFVFRNPKQTKGKQNTDAVLQRKQRSHGSSLAVNSEEFLCKEESQIPVDQIFFYRFFKKRQQENKLRRPKTDDDAESVEDVDDDEFEKILDSCEADSYFTHFPDKDLDFAGNVSGGKKKKGGKKDADDSEDSDLDDLDDEEVSLGSMDEEDFGEDQDEEGGTFMDPDGDDDDDDDVPELEDDDEDQDLDFDDKDEVPVMTPRSKKVKRKSTEELDFSQNFGPKAAKKKKKGQKGTGMFTAAEEFGCLLDENAGAKFDNIGINAMANTDKAGVKQLKWESQRDDWIHDRDAKTMRRKKAAFNKNKKKRFGRGNKTTTTVMTGNKRKRK, from the exons ATGGCGGCCAAAAACAAGCATCGGAAAAAGTCGAATGCGAGTAAAAAGTGGTCGGGACAGAATAAAATGGAGGAGGAAAACTACGACGACGAAGGTGACAATGCAAACAGAGTAGAAAATGGACGCCAGGAGGATGCGGACGCGTTCAACCTGGAGGAAGTTTTACGGCTCGGTGGAACTCAG GCTGACTTTAGGCTCCTGTCCAACTTGGACGCGTCCAACGAGCTGGTGGACGGAGGCAAGCAAGGCGCCATAGATGACCTCGAGGAAGGTGAGCTGGAAAAGTTCATCTCTAATTTGGGTATTCGGGACCTTGCCAAGGTCCAGGTCGTCCCTGACAAGACAGAAGAAAAGGACATTTCGAAGAAGGAGCTCCCAAAGTCGAAAGCGGAGAAACCTGCTGCAGAAAAAGCAACCAAACAACAGAAACCTTCTGAGGAgcagaagaaggagaaaaagacGACGAAAGGAGCGGCGGTGGCGACGACATCTGGGAAACGAGGCAAACAGAATGTGTTTGAGTTCCATCAAAGGAAAGTCCTTCTGGTCAAACCTGGAGGCAAATGGTATGACCAGGAATACAGCGCAGAGGGCTCCACGGTCCCGCAGAATCCCAGCGCGGTGTCGTCCTACAAGACGCTGGCTCAGCGTCTCTACGAGGCTGACGTGCAGCTGTATAAGAGCAAGAAAACCCTGCAGAAAGGAGCCAACTCGGCCTGGATGAAGACGGTGGTCTCGGAGGGCGTTCTGGCCGACAGGATGGCGGCGATGACGGTTCTGATCCAGGACGCCCCCGTGCATATGCTGGAACACGTGGAGAACCTGGTGTCCATGGTGAAGATGAAGGGAAACCGGCGGATGGGCCTGATGGCACTGGACACGCTGCGGGAGCTCTTCATGTCCGACCTTCTGCCGGAAAACAGGAAGCTGCGGCCTTTTGACCAACACCCGTTCGACAAACTGGAGGAGCTGGCGAGCGGCAACCGCGACGCCCGCGACCGCCGCCTGATCCTCTGGTACTTCGAGCACCGCCTGAAGCAGCACGTGGCGCAATTCGTGGCCTCGTTGGACGCGGTGGCCCACGACACGGTGCCGGCCACCAAGGCCAAGGCGCTGACCACCGCGTACGAGCTCCTGTGCCATCTCCCCGAGCAGGAGCGGGCGCTGCTCATCCAGCTGGTCAACAAGCTGGGCGACCCCGAGTACAAGATGGCGGCCAAGGCCTCGCACCTGCTGGAGACGCTGCTGCACAAGCACCCCAACATGAAGGCGGTGGTGTGCTGCGAGGTGGAGCGCCTCATGTTCCGCGCCAACATCAGCGCCAAGGCACAGTACTACGCCGTCTGCTTCCTCAGCCAAGTGCTCCTCAGCCGCGAGGAGGACGCGCTGGCCGCCAAGCTCATCGCCGTCTACTTCTCCTTCTTCCGCGCCTGCGTCAGCAAGAAGATCGTCGAGTCCAAGATGCTCGGCGCGCTGCTGACGGGCGTCAACCGGGCGTACCCGTACGCCAGCGCCGGAGACGAGAAGGTGCGGGAGCAGATGGACACGCTCTTCAAGGTGGTCCACATGGTCAAGTTCAACACGGCCGTGCAGGCGCTCATGCTGCTCTTCCAAGTCATGAACGCCGAGCAGAGCGTCTCCGACCGCTACTACAGCGCCTTGTACAG GAAGCTTCTGGACGCGGGCCTGTCGACGTCCAGCCGGCAGAACATGTTCCTCAACCTGCTGTACAAATCGCTGAAGGCCGACACGGTGCCGCgtcgcatcaaagccttcatcaaGCGCCTGCTGCAGGTCAGCGCCGAGCAAGGGGCCAACTTTGCCTGCGGCGCCCTCTTCCTCGTCTCCGAGGTCATGCGGGCCAAGCCGGAGCTCAAGACGTTGCTGAAGGAGGAGGACGAT GACGGAGAAGAGACGTTCAAAGACCTccctgatgaagatgatgatgatgatgaagaggagcACTTCACTGACGCCGACAAGATGGAGGAGGCGACGACAAGCGTGAAGGAGTCCAAACCTGCGGCGTCGTGGGTGCATCATCAGAACCTGCAAG CCGATAAGCAAATCGGGAAGTACAACCCGGTGCACAGGAATCCATTATTCTGCGGCGTGGCCCACACCACATTGTGGGAACTTCACAGA TTGTCGCTGCACTTCCACCCATCCGTGTCGCTCTTTGCGAAAACTCTCCTGCAG GATGACTTCATCCAGTACTCTGGCGACCCCCTGCAGGACTTCACACTCATGCGCTTCCTCGACAGATTTGTCTTCAGAAACCCCAAACAGACTAAGGGCAAAC AGAACACAGACGCCGTGTTGCAGCGCAAGCAGAGGTCGCATGGCAGCTCTTTAGCGG tgaacagTGAAGAGTTTCTGTGTAAAGAAGAAAGTCAGATTCCTGTGGACCAAATCTTCTTTTatcg CTTCTTCAAGAAGCGTCAGCAGGAGAACAAACTCCGCCGGCCCAAAACGGACGACGACGCCGAGAGCGTGGAGGACGTGGACGACGACGAGTTTGAGAAGATCCTCG ACTCGTGCGAAGCGGACTCCTACTTCACCCATTTCCCAGACAAAGACTTGGACTTTGCCGG GAACGTGTCGggcggaaaaaagaaaaaaggcggCAAAAAGGACGCAGACGACTCCGAAGACTCGGATTTGGACGACCTGGACGACGAGGAGGTGTCGCTGGGCAGCATGGACGAGGAAGACTTCGGGGAAGACCAGGATGAAGAAGGAGGAACCTTCATGGATCCTgatggagatgatgatgatgatgatgatg TTCCAGAGCTcgaagacgacgacgaggacCAAGATCTTGACTTTG atGACAAAGACGAGGTTCCCGTCATGACGCCGCGTTCCAAGAAAGTCAAAAGGAAGTCAACAGAAGAGCTGGACTTCTCGCAAAATTTCG GCCCCAAAGcagcaaagaagaaaaagaaaggacAAAAAGGAACGGGGATGTTCACAGCGGCTGAAGAG TTTGGCTGCCTGCTCGACGAAAATGCCGGCGCCAAGTTTGACAACATCGGAATCAACGCCATGGCCAACACTGACAAAGCAG GCGTCAAGCAGCTGAAGTGGGAGAGCCAACGCGACGACTGGATCCACGACCGCGACGCCAAGACGATGCGCAGGAAGAAGGCAGCGTTcaacaagaacaagaagaagcgCTTTGGACGCGGCAacaagacgacgacgacggtgATGACGGGGaacaagaggaagaggaagtag
- the LOC144010187 gene encoding protein CEBPZOS-like, producing MSPKPWTKFIKGIIIVELAGVFGAYALFHTMNTSQDFRSTMKRRFPSILEVYYKSNELAGVYDVRQRDQLDWATGGGDR from the exons ATGTCTCCCAAACCTTGGACCAAGTTTATTAAAGGCATCATTATCGTTGAACTTGCGGGCGTTTTTGGTGCATATGCTCTATTCCACACCATGAACACCAGCCAAG ATTTCAGGAGCACGATGAAGAGACGGTTTCCATCCATTCTTGAAG TTTACTACAAGTCCAACGAGCTGGCGGGCGTGTACGACGTGCGGCAGAGGGACCAACTGGATTGGGCGACGGGCGGCGGCGACCGCTGA
- the serinc1 gene encoding serine incorporator 1: protein MGAVLGLCSMASWIPCLCGSAPCLLCRCCPSGNNSTVTRLIYAFFLLLGVGIACIMLMPGMEEHLKKIPGFCEGGMGSSIPGVQGHVNCDVLVGYKAVYRVCFGMAMFFLLFSLLMIKVKSSKDPRAAVHNGFWFFKFAAAVAITVASFFIAEGPFTTVWFYIGMAGAFCFILIQLVLLIDFAHSWNESWVEKMEEGNSRCWYAALLSVTALNYVLSLVAVVLFYVYYTRSDGCTENKVFISINMLLCLGASVISVLPQIQESQPRSGLLQSSLVTLYTMYLTWSAMTNEPDRTCNPSLLGIIGLNVTTPSPQDHAVQWWDAQGIVGLMLFLMCVLYSSIRNSSNAQVNKLTLTNDESALIEDGPQAESFEEDGGANRAVDNEKDGVTYSYSFFHFMLFLASLYIMMTLTNWYSPDSNYEAMTSKWPSVWVKVSSSWICIALYVWTLVAPLVLVNRDFD from the exons ATGGGAGCTGTTCTGGGGTTGTGCTCCATGGCGAGCTGG ATCCCGTGTCTGTGCGGCAGCGCCCCCTGTCTGTTGTGTCGCTGCTGTCCCAGTGGAAACAACTCGACGGTGACTCGTCTCATTTATGCCTTCTTTCTTCTGCTGGGAGTAGGAATCGCCTGCATCATGTTGATGCCGGGAATGGAGGAGCATTTGAAGAAG ATTCCAGGATTCTGTGAGGGAGGAATGGGTTCATCCATTCCTGGCGTGCAGGGTCATGTGAACTGTGACGTGCTGGTCGGCTACAAGGCTGTGTACCGCGTTTGCTTCGGCATGGCCATGTTTTTCCTTCTCTTTTCTCTTCTGATGATCAAAGTCAAGAGCAGCAAAGACCCCCGGGCTGCAGTGCATAATGG GTTTTGGTTCTTCAAGTTTGCAGCAGCTGTTGCCATCACCGTTGCTTCGTTTTTCATCGCAGAGGGTCCCTTTACAACTG TGTGGTTCTACATCGGTATGGCGGGTGCATTCTGCTTCATCCTCATCCAGCTCGTTTTACTGATCGACTTTGCCCATTCCTGGAACGAGTCCTGGGTGGAGAAGATGGAGGAGGGCAATTCACGCTGCTGGTACGCAG CCCTGCTGTCCGTCACTGCACTCAACTATGTGCTGTCTCTGGTGGCCGTGGTCCTGTTCTACGTCTATTACACCCGCTCCGATGGATGCACGGAGAACAAGGTCTTCATCAGCATCAACATGTTGCTCTGCCTCGGAGCGTCTGTAATTTCCGTCCTGCCTCAGATCCAG GAGTCCCAGCCCAGGTCCGGCCTACTGCAGTCCTCCCTGGTGACCTTGTACACTATGTACTTGACCTGGTCCGCAATGACAAATGAACCTG ATCGGACGTGCAACCCGAGCCTTCTGGGAATCATCGGGCTGAACGTCACCACCCCGTCACCTCAGGACCACGCGGTCCAGTGGTGGGACGCTCAAGGCATTGTGGGCTTGATGCTCTTCCTCATGTGTGTCCTGTACTCCAG TATTCGTAACTCATCCAACGCCCAGGTGAACAAACTGACTCTGACGAACGACGAATCCGCCCTGATCGAAGACGGGCCCCAGGCCGAGAGCTTTGAGGAGGACGGCGGGGCCAACCGCGCCGTGGACAATGAGAAGGATGGAGTCACCTACTCCTATTCCTTCTTCCACTTCATGCTGTTCCTGGCGTCGCTCTACATCATGATGACGCTTACCAATTGGTACAG CCCCGACTCCAACTACGAGGCCATGACTAGCAAGTGGCCCTCTGTGTGGGTGAAGGTGTCGTCCAGCTGGATCTGCATCGCTCTCTACGTGTGGACGCTGGTGGCTCCGCTGGTCCTGGTCAACAGGGACTTTGACTGA